TGCTGAAGGATgaagtaaatattcttataTTGCAGGATCTCGTTTGGAATGATGGTTCAGTACAATAATTgtagaaaaatttccaaatttctaATGAGACCCACGTGTACACGAATCTCCTGAAAATCTAAACAGTTtataaaaaaacttttctttGTTCGACTTTAAAATCCTAGTATTTTTGCACCACTTCACTGGGAAACAATAATTTATCAATTCCTAAACTTAGATTCGTTTTTGAAACAGTATAATCACTTCTGTGAATTACTCGATTTCATATTCATACAAAAATTGTACGGAAAAACTCAAAAGTCATCTATTGATCAACTTCGTCACTATGCGCTCACAGATAAAGAACTCTGTAAACAACAAAGAAGAAACTTTACAGGTTTCGTAACTTGACTCATAGATGGCGGATTCCTTGGAATCAGTATCAAAGATAACTGTTATCTTTGAATCAACATCGAACTctagaaaacatttttttcatttttcgtactaaatattcgaaaaaataggtcaactttgaggagctgtagcagcccagaaaaaaggcactacacataagctgattttttatgataaattgtgttttttttgcgaatagaaaaaaccaattttcatTAATCTAGCGCGAACAGtctagattttatgattttttccgcggaggtccaaaatttccgatttttcatcgaccataactcgaaacctaatcctttcagcaaaattctgtttgcatattcgtaatctacgccttcgattcaataaataatccaattttggtggaaatcggagaattccatcggagaaaatttttcaaatttttccatgGAAAAACtgccatttttttgaaaaatatttttggtctccaatcgaaaccaaatttgaacagtacactaattcgagggcgtggaagacgaatatgcaaacagatatttttaaaaaaatttatttttcaaattatgatcgatagaaaatcgaaaattttggaccttcgcgaaaaaaatcataaaaactaaACTGCTCGCGGGAGATCAATGAAATGTGGTTTTTTCtgttcgcaaagaaccaatctatcaccaaaaaatcgGCTTATGTCCAGTGCCTTTTTTcgggctgctacagctcctcaaagttgaacaattttttcgaaattttgcaatttatttcccaaaatactgaacCTACTAAACATCTAATTACATATTTGTGATCTACGACTTCAAATTCGTAAGTAAAATGACTGAACCGGTCGATAGAGCTAAATGGATAAATTTTTGTCGGACTTGAAAAGTTCGTtgatgaagcgcgggtaaacaTCAGTAAAAAACGCTTCATCAACGAAGTTCAATGGATTTTAACGTTTTCGGTTAATTAATAATTCCGATTTGCTATTATTTGAACTTATTCATGGATGAAGCATTACACATGGAAAACTGATtaagtattcaaaattttaCATGCAGATTTGCATATTTTTAACAGTTTAATCAATCCTAGAATAATCCAGCGTGTTCAaccattttttgaatttcacttctttttttttcgaataaaaacaaATTGTCTAAAAATACTTTATTATGTTTCAATACAACATATCCTGAATCACGAATGTATACAAATCACAAACCTCAATAATAAAATCGGTGGTATACAACGTGGATTATATACATCCATTTTCATATACACTTAAAGCATCAACTTTAATCTAATATCATGCCAGAATCTCATTTATATGTTAAGTTCATTCTATCAAACATTTGAACACAATAAATAAAATCCACGAGTTTTTTAGTGGTGTGCAAGTACCGAATACTTTAATTAAGTAGGGGGTGAATAAATTGGTTTATGAATTGTTTGAGTAATCCTCAGGCTTAACTGCAGCAAGAAGCTGGGTTGGGGTCCTTTCCTGATCTCTTGGTTATGTTGATTCTTGTAAATTCTTCCGCAACTGTTGGGTGGATTCCAACTGTGTTCATCAGGGTTTCCATGGTCAAATTGcatctgaaaaattgaaataataaataataaatattattaaGAGGGAGAAACATGAATATAACCAATTGACTATCAGAGGGAGaggaaaattatcgaaattcAAGTCAACTCACTTGATTGCAGCGGCAAACCCTTGAATGACCTCCCCAGCTTGCGGTCCGACAAAGTGCATGCCCAAAACCTTCTGCGGTGCTTCCCTTTTAGCCACTACTTTGATGTAGCAATGCGCGATATTTTTCTGAGGAATGAAGAATTCCGTTGGCTTATAGAAAGCGTGGTAGATCTCTATATTGTCTTCCCCATAAGTTTCGATAGCTTTCTCCTCGCTAAGACCTGAAAGAACAAAATAATTTGAACCAAAGTTAACCAAATAGGATAAAGAGAAAAACACTAACCAACAGCACCATATTCCATTGGGGTAAAAACTGTTGTAGCCACATTATCGTAGTCCATTTGTTGCTGACCGCCACCAAACAACCTCCTGGCTAACAAACGTCCAGCGTGGATAGCCACAGGGGTCAATTCAGGTTTaccctgaaaaaaattaataattcacGACAAAATTCGGCACAGTTCTCGAGAAACTCACCAAGAGAACATCACCAACAGCAAAGATATGAGGTACATTAGTTTGCTCGTTTACGGCATCGATTTTGTCACCTTCTCCATGGATCGGGATGCCAAGTTTCTCCAGATGAAGGTCTCTCGTGAGAGCTCTCCTTCCCATAGCGAACAGAACGGTGTCGTAAGTATCTGAGAATTCTTCTTTCTTATCGTTGATCCATTTCACCAACAGCTTACCATCGGCTTGTTTTTCCACTGAAGTGATATTACATCTAGATGAACAATCGGTTATAATTTCATCCGAAATCTTCAACGTTGGAAAACTCTCACCTATTCAAGAAATTAACGCCTTTGTCCTGCATGGCAGCAGCTACTGTGGCGGCCATTTGCTGGTCGAATCCTCTCAAAGGCACCGATCTCACCATGACGGTAGCATCATAGCCCAAACCCTTCAAGAACCCTGCGCATTCCAATCCTATATCTACGCAAAATATAAGGAAAACACAGAAAATATGCGATTAAATCCACGTGGAATCGATTGAATTTCAAAGGATACATCCAGCACCAACAATCATTGTCTTGCCTGGAGGCTTTTCCAAACTGAAGATGTCATCGCTGCTTATTCCATACTCTATGGCACCAGGTACGTTGGGATACTTCGGCCTACCTCCAACAGCGATGAGGAAATATTTCGCCGTCAGAGTCTTCTCCCCCTTGGGTGTTACTGTGTGGACGGTGTGGAGATCCTTGAAGGTTCCCAAACCGTTGATATATTCAACTTTTCTGGGAACAGAATGACGATATCAGTACAGCCATTTTTTATTGTTGCAACTCAATCACTTACTTGTCTCTTAATTCTACCCTGGTAACCCAATTAACGGACTTGATGTGATTCTGGACAGCAGTCCTTAAAGTTTCCCAATCGTGTGCAATGTTTTCTGCTTCGGGGAACTTCCAACCGTAACTTTTGGCATCCTATGATGAAAGAAGTGATAAAACACTAAGTATGTAGACTAATGTTGgtataataatgaaaattctCTTCGCAGCAAACTGATTGTTGGAATGGAGAAAAGCACGTACAATAAAAATGTGTTCTAGGTGAAAACCATGCGTTTTCTAGAAGTTTTTACCAGATAAGAGATTTAGAAAACTAAAAGAAGTGAAATTTTCCTAATTAAATAGTTTGAAGTCCATTCTAAATGATTTATATGCTATATACTCTAAGAAACAAAACTAGCGCTATTCGTAAtcgaagaatatttgaattcatcatttttctaaatagCACAACTTGTGGAAATAGTTTTTCCATATTATATCTAATCATAGTTACGTAATCACATCCTATAATTACTATACGAGATAATTTATTGAATGGAAATGTAAACAACTCAAACAAAGGACTTCTGATCTACCTCAGGAAATGAAACGCTTGCAAAATATTGTTCGTATTAAAACCATACATTTGAAGATTTTATGTATATACTCACTTCGATAGCCTCCCCTAGAAGAGCAGCTTGGTGCATAAGCTTTTTGGGGATACACCCCACATTCACGCAAGTGCCTCCAAGACCCCATTTCGTGCCCCTTGGAGAAGGAGTGACGTAATCCAAAACGGCTACTTTTGCGCCCAAATTCGAGGCTTCTTTGGCCGCAGCCAAACCTCCTGATCCGCCACCTATCACCACCAAATCATATTCCGGTGTCTCACCTATAGTCCATGGAAAAACATCAGTATTTTACGGAAAGATTCAAAAAAAGAGAATCGCTGAATGAAAAAAAGCTCCAAGAGAAAACAACAGTGGTGAACAGCTTTGAAATAACCTTTACAAATGATCAAATTAAGGGTCCTATAAGAGtttcaaaaatttgatatatGTTTTCCTTATATCTCGAACCAGATTGAGATTATTAAATAAATCAGGACAGCTAGATGATTGCAATTTTTTTCCCTTGAAGTTGAGATTAAATCCTCAATAAAAATTAGTTCTCATTTGTCCTGATTCTCGTGATTTcgatatttcaaatattcaggatTAATTTTTATCTAATCGCATcgtttttttcaggaaaataatAATGGAGCTTAGATTTCTATGAGAAATTTCGATATCTTTTCGAATTTGATGTACAAAATTACAAAATTCATACAACAAACGTTATTTCCCACTCAGAGAAATTTCCGAACAATAATTGGAAAAACTtttgtaagaaaaaaattaaagtcaaGGATTTTGAAAGATCTGCAGCTTTTAAAACATCATGAATCGAACTCACCCCTTGAAGAAAACCCCTCATTACAATCGCAATGTACACTAGCTATAAATTTAGACTTGTTCTTTTTTTTGGTGAAGCAATTGGCACATACTGAAGTGTCCATCTTCAACGAGGAGCTTTGAGATTGTGGTACTCACGACTCCCTTTTTTTGTGATATTAATCTTTTTATCATGTGAACAGAAAGATAGCAGATTAAATTCCTGAATATCATCGTTCAGATCTACCTATTGAATTATAGCGTAATTATAATAATCTGCATTATCAGGACCTGCAGTTTCGATTAggccattgagtattaatactcaatgattagGCTGTAGTTTTTTTTTGGCAAAATAGGACCAATAACCACTGAATTGGTCTATAAATTGTAAGTAGGGACATAATCTTATTttgttcaaaaaattgaaatacaatacACTTTTCATTAGCAATTTGTGACAAATTTGAGTATGAAAAAAATCGCTCCTGAATTTTGACAGGAAGAAGTTACTTTGAATATCGAAATCTTCTACAACTACAATACCTATTTCAAATGGGAAATTCGACCAAATAACCTTCGATAATTACAAAGTGACGTGATAATTTCCTCACACACGACAACAGACTTAGAAAGAAGCTATTGTCCTTCAACCTTCTACTAAAAGGATTGGTTCATTCTTTATTCAGTTGTTAAGGGTCATGCAGGAAAACCAATTAGATTCCCGATTTTACCGATGATTAATTTAGCAATATCCAAAATGTTTCCTTAAATTTACAACTCATTGAGAAACAGTTTAGGTTAGTACTCATGTTATAATTTTTCTTGCCCAGATCCCTATGAACGTTTCACAACTTGGCCAATTTGAAGGTTATATGTATATGCAAATCAATCTGCCCCCAAGAAAAGCGACTCACTTGTGCTATAACATCTCAGATTCTTAAAGAAACTATTTTGCACCAAAATGAAATTCTGCTTTTTGAACTGACAGATTCCACGGAATGTGGCATTCCGAAAACAAAAAACTGCAGCCATTGATTTCGATGACCTTGATTTAGGAGCCTTATTCGATGATCACTACAGGAATGTGTATAATTAAGTGAAATCAGTGATAATAAAAACTTCCTATATATAGGAATAACTCCATCATGAAATCCGTATTAGTGACAGGTGCGAATAGGGGTTTAGGCTTAGGACTGATTAAACGAATTGTTACACATACTAATCAGCCGAAATATATAATTGGAACGTGCCGGGATATCGAAAAAGCTAAGGTAAGGTTAAGAATAAATATCTATGATTAAATGCTCACCTGTAGGAGCCATTTCTAGAAGGAAAGCCTATTGATCAACAAACTGTTAATTAATGGAAAAAACACTTGGAGCGTATCAACGGATGTGAAAAACTTTGCGGTTAACACTTTCCTTCAAATCTGTCAGTTGACCACTTCGTCGTAGAAATAAATAGTAGGACGGTATAACGCGAAGTGAGCGTCTGAATCGGCGCTATCAAATAAACATGAATTTAGCGATGTACGAAAGTCGTGTTTCTTGTTCCTTGTCTGAATGAAACCTTGAAATACGATCGATGTTTTCATTTCCACCTCCATAATCTTGTTAGTCATTTAATAATGGTTCTAGTGGAGTCTAGAATGGATGACGTAACATTCCGTAACAATGAGAAAAAGCTATGTCACTGTTCCCGAAAGTTGAATGAATTCGAGTAATCGCAAATCCACTCCTTCCTTGGGGGTGGGATAGATTTTCCGTAGACCACAGGTGCTGTGATTTGTGTTGCGGACCATTGATAATTGAGCCTTAATATTAAAAGTCCGCAACACAAAATATATCAATCAGCAATGTACTAGACTACAGTGTGTTTATTTGTTAGTATGTAGCGCTAAAGAAAAATTGCGGCGTTAAAATCATTTTTGAAGACCCAATATTAATTTTCACCATTTGAATCATTGTTTATAGACTCTTTTGAATTGTGTCTGAATATTTCACATTatattcaattcgaaaatttaGATGAAAGAATCTGATTATTAACAAAATCCgttgttttattgaaaaaaaacttcaaaatagaTTTCTGAGTTGGATGATTCTTCTACAATAAATTTTCAGGACTTACAACAGATTGCAGCTCTTCATCCACATATTAAAATTCTCAATTTAGGTAAGTAGgtgtcaataataaaaaaatttcggaaatatttaaTCACTTTCATAGATGTGCGCAACACAGAAACTTTTGAAAATTTCGCCCGGGAAGTGGAGGATATAGTAAAAGAGGATGGACTCAATTTACTCTTCAACAATGCTGGTTATTCTCCAAAGTCTActagaatttcatttttgaagactGAGCAATTAACTGAGACCTTTCAGACAAATGTTATTGGACCTGTTATGTTAACAAAGGTGTGTTTATTGAAACAACTGTTTGATTTTATCCTGCCGGATAATTACTATATAGCACTCCGTTTTATATAGGCTCTACTACCGCTCTTGAAGAAAGCAGCTGAAAATTctcagaaaattttttctgtcaaCAGTGCAGCAGTTATCAACATGACCTCCGTTTTGGGGTCCATAGCTCTCAATAAAGAAGGTGGACTCTACCCTTATAGGTGCTCAAAAGTACGTATACATAAATATTAGTGATTCATGTCTGATTGATGACAtttgtaatgaatatttttgatgAGCTGTTGTTGAAAAAGGATCAGTTCTCGATTGATGTTCGACCATAAtctaaaataatgaaaatatctttattatcTTGCCTAATTATAGGATTTCCCATTTGATGTGTGCATATATTCTGACGTCATATAGATTTCAATTATGCATACTCATCAAGTAAACTTTTATGAACGGTGAAATTCTGGGAAAACGAAAACAGATGGATTTTCCATTCGAAATGGAGAATTTCGAGAATGTTATGCCACTTTCACAGCTATGTGTTcgatttgtaaaataaatgtaGGTCGGAATCAAACAATTACACTGTAGGCCTTTTCTATTTCAACTGAAGTAcctttataaaaaatttcaccGAGGAAGTATAACGAAcaatttataataaaaatttcaactcaCGTATACAGCAAGAAGGATCAAAACATACCTCCCCCTCCTCCGCCATTTTCCGACCACATCAAGGGTTCTGCCCCAGCTTTCTTTTTATTCCTGAATactgattatattattatctgAATATACAGTAGGAATCAGTTTTGAGCGGAATGTCATTTTTAATTCGAGCATGTTTTCTCCTGTCTTTCAAATCATTTCTATGAAGGAGAAGTGATAaaagaaacattatttttcttTCTCCCTTTGGCTACATCGACATCCCTCAATAACCATAAAGAATTCATTTCAGGCAGCGTTGAATATGGCAAGTAAATCTCTGAGTCTTGATCTGAAGAAAGATGGTATACTTGTAACTGCTCTACATCCAGGTTGGGTAAAAACTGATATGGGAGGACCTGGGGCTCCTCTACAAATAGATGAGAGTGTTACCCACATaatgaattttgtagagaacttgaatgaaactcacaatGGAGGATTTTATCAGTATGATGGAAAAAAATTGGATTGGTGAAAGGCATGCATTATTTATGATGTTTTTTACTtatttaaaaaataataaatacagaATGAGATCAGTATGTACTTATATTTGTTTCCCACCATCCCTTAGTATTGAAAAAGTGATGCAGGTTTCTAAGCcttggctaagaattttttttaatattttccgGGAACGCAAAAACAAAATGAGAAACATTTATAGtgtttatttcgaaaataaataaggAACAAGCAgttgtttgaaattttaaacAGATCAGTCTTCGTTAAGTCCGCTAAGGGCATCCTAACCATTCTTTGGTGGAAGATCGAGGAGAATCACTAGTTGCCACACCCCAGTAGTTGTCAAAAGTCCAATACAGGTCGTCTTTGAAAAAGTATGTCTTTCCTGAAGAAATTATATGATTAATGATAGATCTGCGATGTATCGTGAATATTAAGCTCTCACCGTCTTTCCATGTGGTtgctgcatcgatatttttcggTATGCCTCCCCATTTTTCGATATGTTGGGGATATCCAGGATCTGGGGTTCTGCTGGTCTCGTTGAACCTCCAAAATCGATCTCCTTTGTAGAGATATGTCTTACCTTGAAAATAAAGAAACAAGGAAATCAATCACCAATCTCTCCTAAATATGCCACAAAACCAATTTGGCGtagtaaaatatttgaaaaacgaGAAGAGCGTCATCTGTTAGTCCCTTAACTAAACCGTATGTCGTGGCAGAATTCCAAACCAACACAGGTTTGGAGCCCAAAGAAGGCTCATTACTCACCGTTTCTGCCCCATGTCTGTACAGCATCAACCCCGCTTATTCCCGAGGGAACTCCATAATCCTGGATGTTTCTTGGACTGTTCTCAACGAAGTTAGTACCGTCATATACCCAGTACAAGTCACCTGCGAAAAGTATCATATCCCCATCTGGTCTCTGATAAGCAGCATCGATTTTCTTTATAGTCTGAGGAAGGTGGAAAAACATTTGTTGCAAAGTAACAGGATATCCTGGGACAATCCTGTTGCGATCTTGCAGCCTCCAAacatactgaaaaaaatttagttccattgtgaattttttcttcattctctTACTGTTGATTGTAACGCAGTAGTGTAGAGCCAAGCCACGACAACCCTCATTCAATAATACTCACTTGATctttaaatataaatatttctcCTCTAAGGTATGCTACAGAATCAAAGCTTCCTTTACAAATATTAGGTTCAGGGGGCAATGTAGTACTTTGCGACCCTGTCGGGTACCTGGTAGGGGGAGCATATGGCCTCCTATTGATTGTTACTGAACCCCCATGTCGATTTCTGTCTCTTATCGTCGTTATTCTCGTACTTGTCGTCAAGGGAAATCTTGAAAAGAAAAGCATGCATTTGCTATCATTCGAGCGCatccaccaaaaaaaaaaactgaatccTACCTGTTGTTTGACTTCAACGTAGTGGTTCTCACACCACTGCTTGGAAGACCAGTCGTGTACCATCTAGAATAAGTGGTTCTACTCGTGGTACCCTCCTCGTTCCTTCTTCTAATCGTCGGGTAAATAGTTGAAGGAGTTGCGAAAGTGGTTCTGGTTTCTTCCCTTGTTGGATAATAAGTACTTCTAGTTCTGGTAGATGGAAAATGAGTTGAAGGGTATTCTCTGGTTTTCTCTGTGTATACAGGTGTATTAGTGGGTCTACGAGTGTAAATCGTGGATTTGGAAGTCTCCCAAGTCTGTCTATCAATAGTTTCCGTATATGAATGAGTTGGCCACTCTCTGTTTGTTGTTCGTGTCGGCTGTTCTGGAGGCCTTGTCCGTGGAGATTCATTGGGAGGTCTTGTATTGAAGGGTCTGGTTCTTCTGGTTGGTACGGTACTTTCCGTATATGATCGCGTTGGCCATTCCTTGTTTGTGATTCTTGTCGATTCTTCCGAAGGTCCAGTCCTAGTTGGTTCATTAGGAGGTCTTGTGTTAAAGGGTCTTGTCCTTCTGGTAGTGGTGGGTTCCGTGGTTTCTTGAACTGGTCTCGCGACTGAAATGAATTGCGAGAGTTTGGTACTGCTGTACCTGACTAGGATGAATTGAAGGTGCGATATTTGTACTCACTGTATAATTGGTACATTGCTAAAATATCGTcctgtccaagttgaactgagCTTTCATCGTCTCCTTTATAATATGCAAACATCACAGATCTGGGATCGTTGGAATGCGCCAATCCAAGGGAGTGTCCTAACTCGTGTAAAGCTACCGAGTAGAAGTCAGTTCCTTGAAAATAAAGAGAGTAATTTTTCAATCAGAACATATATTAGTTATCGAGTAGTCACAGGTAGGTTTGCAATAACGAATGccagaaaattaattcgaaaactacttAAATTCGGCCACTTTTGCGTCAATATACGTTGAAAGAACCAATAGTTTCGGAAAAAACTGGATTGAACCATTTATGTCTCAATATGTACATTTCTGCAGTGCAATAAAAgccaaattaccaaaatatcATTTGGAAAACATTTGGCTCGAATAGTCTTTAAGGTTCTTAAGTACAATAATAAGTACATTCCTACCTCCATCCAATACTTCTTGTTGGCTTCCTTGGACCCAGTTTTCCTCATCATCAAAATGTATGTCTCCACTTATTTCTGAGCCAGAGTTAGGGAAATATGCGTGAGCAAGAACATAACCAGGCCCATCGAAGGGAAATCTgaaaaaggaaatatttcaacacttccgataatgattaattattattattatctgatCGATCAAACCCAAccttcaaaaattttctaaaaaCATTCAGCATCTCTATACCACTATTATTTGTATCAAAACAACCAATTTTTCCCTGGAATTTGACAACTTACGGATCATTGTGTGCTCCCCTCGCAAAAGAAACAATAATATCTGCATCGGGAGTTGTTTTCCGGGAAAATTTTAAACTTCCATAAGTTCCCCAAGTGTTCAGAGCTTTTCCAATGAGTCTTGCTACTGCCTCTTCTCCAAGTCTGGACGACCAATTGGCTATACTGAAAATAGATTCGTACTCATTTCCAATCACTTACCAATTACGATTTCAACCATAACTCAAAAGAAACATGAAAATGTTAGTTATTTTTGAGCTTTATTCGAAAAGTTTCGATATCTATTGCTtgtatttcttcaatttttttagttGAGCGGTAAAATATAGCCCATATGTAGAATCATCAATTTAGAGTCAGTCTATAAATCTGTAAATCTTCATCACCTTTCAATACTTACTAGTAAGTGATGTGCCTTTTGTTCCAACCACTAGTTAATGCGAATCTTTTCGACCTTTTCCCCTGAATAACATCAGCATTTCCACATCTCGGTCTTGTCATAAGCTACAATTCGATGGAAATTAATCAGAACCCAAGGAAAACCCAATAGATTCTATCAGCATGATtgggaaataaaatatttcgataaaTCACTTTGTGGGAAATGACTAAGAGCATCttaaattttaaattcttcGTTAATGCACCACAAACTAGGTGACAAATAATGTTTTGCGGTTTCGTTCATCAATGAGAAACGCTTCATTCATTGATGAAAAAAAGTCAAGTCATCCGTACTACTCTTCTTCCGTTAGAAACTTTATCAGAGTTCTTTTGCTACTACTGTATTGTACCTCTTTTTAGTCAATTGCTTAGGATGTGGTTGCATATGTTGCTATCGTcgtttttttctatttatatCGCAATTAGGTGTTGCATAATTTTAGCATTTTTCCTTACCCACCTTCAAAGTAGCATTATCTAGTTTTCCAGTTTCTTTAAGTGCCCCGAATCTTTGTACCGTTTTTATAGTTTCACTGAGTCCTTCTTCTGTGTACAAAGCAGCTGAAGTTGTTTTGTCTGCCTTCAGATAT
Above is a window of Coccinella septempunctata chromosome 5, icCocSept1.1, whole genome shotgun sequence DNA encoding:
- the LOC123313255 gene encoding matrix metalloproteinase-25-like isoform X1, which codes for MRVSVFLIVLQVCWCLPIEKTVNPPPKSAVKGSHADFSLIKYVLKIALMGLDFMKQYGYLKADKTTSAALYTEEGLSETIKTVQRFGALKETGKLDNATLKLMTRPRCGNADVIQGKRSKRFALTSGWNKRHITYYIANWSSRLGEEAVARLIGKALNTWGTYGSLKFSRKTTPDADIIVSFARGAHNDPFPFDGPGYVLAHAYFPNSGSEISGDIHFDDEENWVQGSQQEVLDGGTDFYSVALHELGHSLGLAHSNDPRSVMFAYYKGDDESSVQLGQDDILAMYQLYIARPVQETTEPTTTRRTRPFNTRPPNEPTRTGPSEESTRITNKEWPTRSYTESTVPTRRTRPFNTRPPNESPRTRPPEQPTRTTNREWPTHSYTETIDRQTWETSKSTIYTRRPTNTPVYTEKTREYPSTHFPSTRTRSTYYPTREETRTTFATPSTIYPTIRRRNEEGTTSRTTYSRWYTTGLPSSGVRTTTLKSNNRFPLTTSTRITTIRDRNRHGGSVTINRRPYAPPTRYPTGSQSTTLPPEPNICKGSFDSVAYLRGEIFIFKDQYVWRLQDRNRIVPGYPVTLQQMFFHLPQTIKKIDAAYQRPDGDMILFAGDLYWVYDGTNFVENSPRNIQDYGVPSGISGVDAVQTWGRNGKTYLYKGDRFWRFNETSRTPDPGYPQHIEKWGGIPKNIDAATTWKDGKTYFFKDDLYWTFDNYWGVATSDSPRSSTKEWLGCP
- the LOC123313255 gene encoding matrix metalloproteinase-25-like isoform X3 — protein: MKQYGYLKADKTTSAALYTEEGLSETIKTVQRFGALKETGKLDNATLKLMTRPRCGNADVIQGKRSKRFALTSGWNKRHITYYIANWSSRLGEEAVARLIGKALNTWGTYGSLKFSRKTTPDADIIVSFARGAHNDPFPFDGPGYVLAHAYFPNSGSEISGDIHFDDEENWVQGSQQEVLDGGTDFYSVALHELGHSLGLAHSNDPRSVMFAYYKGDDESSVQLGQDDILAMYQLYIARPVQETTEPTTTRRTRPFNTRPPNEPTRTGPSEESTRITNKEWPTRSYTESTVPTRRTRPFNTRPPNESPRTRPPEQPTRTTNREWPTHSYTETIDRQTWETSKSTIYTRRPTNTPVYTEKTREYPSTHFPSTRTRSTYYPTREETRTTFATPSTIYPTIRRRNEEGTTSRTTYSRWYTTGLPSSGVRTTTLKSNNRFPLTTSTRITTIRDRNRHGGSVTINRRPYAPPTRYPTGSQSTTLPPEPNICKGSFDSVAYLRGEIFIFKDQYVWRLQDRNRIVPGYPVTLQQMFFHLPQTIKKIDAAYQRPDGDMILFAGDLYWVYDGTNFVENSPRNIQDYGVPSGISGVDAVQTWGRNGKTYLYKGDRFWRFNETSRTPDPGYPQHIEKWGGIPKNIDAATTWKDGKTYFFKDDLYWTFDNYWGVATSDSPRSSTKEWLGCP
- the LOC123313255 gene encoding matrix metalloproteinase-25-like isoform X2, producing the protein MRVSVFLIVLQVCWCLPIEKTVNPPPKSALDFMKQYGYLKADKTTSAALYTEEGLSETIKTVQRFGALKETGKLDNATLKLMTRPRCGNADVIQGKRSKRFALTSGWNKRHITYYIANWSSRLGEEAVARLIGKALNTWGTYGSLKFSRKTTPDADIIVSFARGAHNDPFPFDGPGYVLAHAYFPNSGSEISGDIHFDDEENWVQGSQQEVLDGGTDFYSVALHELGHSLGLAHSNDPRSVMFAYYKGDDESSVQLGQDDILAMYQLYIARPVQETTEPTTTRRTRPFNTRPPNEPTRTGPSEESTRITNKEWPTRSYTESTVPTRRTRPFNTRPPNESPRTRPPEQPTRTTNREWPTHSYTETIDRQTWETSKSTIYTRRPTNTPVYTEKTREYPSTHFPSTRTRSTYYPTREETRTTFATPSTIYPTIRRRNEEGTTSRTTYSRWYTTGLPSSGVRTTTLKSNNRFPLTTSTRITTIRDRNRHGGSVTINRRPYAPPTRYPTGSQSTTLPPEPNICKGSFDSVAYLRGEIFIFKDQYVWRLQDRNRIVPGYPVTLQQMFFHLPQTIKKIDAAYQRPDGDMILFAGDLYWVYDGTNFVENSPRNIQDYGVPSGISGVDAVQTWGRNGKTYLYKGDRFWRFNETSRTPDPGYPQHIEKWGGIPKNIDAATTWKDGKTYFFKDDLYWTFDNYWGVATSDSPRSSTKEWLGCP